From the Nonlabens marinus S1-08 genome, one window contains:
- a CDS encoding DUF58 domain-containing protein — protein MDTKELLKKVRKIEIKTRRLSDAVFGGEYHSAFKGRGMTFSEVRQYQYGDDVRNIDWNVTARYSEPFIKVFEEERELTLMLVADVSGSTLFGTQEQMKREIITEISATLAFSALQNNDKVGLLLFSDQVELFVPPKKGKFHILRIIRELLEFEPQHKTTDMAAAMEYLGGVLKKKAIVFVMSDFMSANYQKALQIVGRKHDVTGIRVYDHREEELPAMGLVPFVDQETGKQRIINTSSRSVRTKYAAHFKENAAYFKTAFTKADAGAIDLETRDNYTTKLLGYFKRR, from the coding sequence ATGGACACAAAAGAACTCCTTAAAAAAGTACGCAAGATCGAGATCAAGACTCGGCGGTTGAGCGATGCCGTTTTTGGAGGGGAATACCACAGTGCTTTCAAGGGGCGTGGGATGACCTTTAGCGAGGTGCGACAGTATCAGTATGGTGATGATGTGCGCAATATTGATTGGAATGTGACTGCTAGATATTCAGAGCCTTTTATCAAGGTGTTTGAAGAAGAGCGAGAACTGACCTTAATGCTGGTAGCAGATGTGAGCGGTTCCACATTGTTCGGTACACAGGAACAAATGAAACGGGAGATCATTACTGAAATAAGTGCCACACTTGCGTTTAGTGCTTTGCAAAATAATGACAAGGTTGGACTGCTATTATTCTCTGACCAAGTGGAATTATTCGTTCCTCCTAAAAAAGGAAAGTTTCACATTTTGAGAATCATCCGGGAGCTTTTGGAATTTGAGCCTCAACATAAAACCACAGACATGGCTGCGGCTATGGAATACCTAGGCGGCGTGCTTAAGAAGAAAGCCATTGTTTTTGTGATGTCTGACTTTATGAGCGCCAACTATCAAAAGGCCTTACAAATTGTAGGACGCAAACATGATGTGACTGGAATACGAGTGTATGATCACCGGGAGGAAGAACTACCAGCGATGGGGTTAGTTCCTTTTGTAGATCAAGAAACCGGTAAGCAGCGCATTATCAATACCAGCTCGCGGTCCGTACGAACTAAATATGCAGCGCATTTTAAAGAAAATGCCGCTTACTTCAAAACCGCCTTTACTAAAGCTGATGCGGGTGCGATTGATTTAGAAACAAGAGATAATTACACAACAAAATTATTAGGATACTTTAAAAGACGATGA
- the hemB gene encoding porphobilinogen synthase, with translation MYPLRRNRRLRTNASIRSLVQETTITPSDFIVPLFIVEGYGIKEEIASMPDYYRFSLDLLSVEVKGLWKMGLKSVLLFVKVPYNLKDNKGTEALNKDGLMQRAIKTVKDAAPDMYVMTDVALDPYSSYGHDGIVEDGKIINDATSEVLAQMSVSHAQSGADMVAPSDMMDGRILYIREALEENGFTDTGIMSYSAKYASAFYAPFRDALDSAPGFGDKKTYQMDPANRAEAIKESLMDIDEGADILMVKPGLCYLDIVRDLRNEIELPIAVYQVSGEYAMLKAAAEKGWLDHDAVMMEQVTAIKRAGANLIASYFAKDVVNLIS, from the coding sequence ATGTATCCACTGAGAAGAAATAGACGACTGCGTACCAACGCTTCCATACGTTCCCTAGTTCAGGAAACGACCATCACGCCCAGCGACTTTATCGTGCCCCTATTTATAGTAGAAGGCTATGGTATTAAGGAAGAAATCGCCAGCATGCCAGACTATTACCGATTCAGCCTGGATTTGCTGTCCGTGGAAGTGAAAGGACTTTGGAAAATGGGACTGAAAAGTGTATTGCTTTTTGTCAAAGTGCCCTACAACCTCAAAGACAACAAAGGAACAGAAGCCTTGAATAAAGACGGTTTGATGCAACGCGCCATTAAAACGGTAAAAGATGCCGCACCAGATATGTATGTTATGACAGACGTTGCGCTGGATCCTTATTCCAGCTACGGTCATGATGGGATTGTGGAGGATGGCAAGATCATCAATGACGCAACTAGCGAAGTTCTTGCCCAAATGAGCGTTTCCCACGCACAGTCGGGAGCAGATATGGTTGCACCCAGCGATATGATGGATGGTCGTATTCTTTACATTAGAGAAGCTCTAGAAGAAAACGGATTTACCGACACTGGCATTATGAGCTATAGTGCCAAGTATGCGAGTGCTTTCTATGCCCCGTTTAGAGATGCGCTGGATAGCGCGCCAGGTTTTGGCGACAAGAAAACCTACCAGATGGACCCTGCGAACCGTGCCGAAGCGATCAAAGAATCCTTAATGGATATTGATGAAGGTGCCGATATTCTTATGGTAAAACCAGGGTTATGTTACCTAGATATAGTTCGTGACTTACGTAACGAGATCGAATTACCAATTGCGGTTTATCAAGTGAGTGGTGAATACGCCATGCTCAAGGCAGCCGCTGAAAAAGGCTGGCTGGACCACGATGCCGTCATGATGGAGCAAGTCACTGCCATCAAACGCGCTGGGGCGAATTTAATCGCTAGTTATTTTGCTAAGGATGTGGTGAATTTGATTTCATAG
- a CDS encoding TIR domain-containing protein gives MNPSTKPKKFCFVLMPFTDDFDDIYKFGIKESCAEVGAYCERVDEQLFTESILERVYNQISKADFIIADMTNRNPNVFYEVGYAHALGKRTILLTQNVEDIPFDLKHYPHIIYQNKISKLKEDLIPRLKWFVENSEKEDLSQNVDIEIFIGEKSLANKGTVVTFNEKSIPKLEFTIYNKSFKLFNPGDYRLGIITDQNYKRLRTHNPSLSGIKTTRLPDGRNLHMCRIMDDILYPNSYTSLVAYLEPKTISENTDNESVRTFRYREEQEIIVRVFTPTGTRDFFLNVSPLHDDQKLN, from the coding sequence ATGAATCCATCCACTAAGCCAAAAAAATTCTGTTTTGTATTAATGCCATTTACAGATGACTTTGATGATATCTATAAGTTTGGTATTAAAGAAAGTTGTGCAGAAGTCGGAGCTTATTGTGAGAGAGTTGACGAACAACTTTTTACTGAATCAATATTGGAAAGAGTTTACAATCAAATTTCCAAAGCTGATTTCATCATTGCCGACATGACTAATAGAAACCCTAATGTTTTCTATGAAGTAGGTTACGCACATGCCCTTGGAAAGAGAACAATACTTCTAACACAAAATGTTGAAGACATACCATTTGATTTAAAACATTATCCTCATATAATTTATCAGAATAAGATTTCAAAATTAAAAGAGGACTTAATTCCTAGATTGAAATGGTTCGTAGAAAATTCAGAAAAAGAAGATCTGTCTCAAAATGTTGACATTGAAATTTTTATAGGAGAAAAAAGTTTAGCTAATAAAGGTACAGTTGTAACTTTTAACGAAAAGAGCATTCCAAAATTGGAATTTACAATATACAACAAGTCTTTCAAGTTATTTAATCCTGGTGATTATCGGTTAGGAATAATTACTGATCAGAATTATAAAAGATTGAGAACACATAATCCCAGCTTAAGTGGTATCAAAACTACTAGATTACCAGATGGGAGAAACTTACATATGTGTAGGATTATGGACGATATCTTATACCCTAATTCATATACCAGTTTGGTAGCTTATTTGGAACCAAAAACGATAAGCGAAAACACTGATAATGAATCAGTAAGAACTTTCAGATATAGAGAAGAACAAGAAATTATCGTGAGAGTATTCACACCTACCGGAACTAGAGATTTTTTTCTCAATGTTAGTCCTTTACATGATGATCAAAAATTGAACTAA
- a CDS encoding VWA domain-containing protein: protein MIQWWNRMEFVDPEFFWLLLLLPLIVAYYIWQGKKQNADVCISTLKGFEGSDSLLARLRPLLLVLRLLALAFIIVGLARPQSTDVNTKTSTTEGIDIVLAVDVSASMLAQDFKPDRLEATKRVALDFIEGRPSDRIGVVVYAAESYTKTPITTDQSITLRAVEGIEYSSVLENGTAIGMGLATSVNRLKESNSESKVIILMTDGVNNAGFIDPKIASELAVEFGIKVYTIGIGTNGNAPSPVAQRGDGSFRFAMAPVEIDEALMKQIAADTGGKYYRATNNSKLKEIYEEIDQLETTEIEEFKFYNVQEGFRVLVLIALGLLGLEMLLRYTLFRTAA, encoded by the coding sequence ATGATACAGTGGTGGAACAGAATGGAGTTTGTAGATCCAGAATTTTTCTGGCTGCTCTTGCTATTGCCGCTTATTGTCGCCTATTATATTTGGCAAGGCAAAAAGCAAAATGCGGATGTTTGCATTTCTACCTTAAAAGGATTTGAGGGGTCGGATTCACTTTTAGCGCGTTTGCGTCCGCTCTTATTAGTATTGCGTTTGCTCGCCCTTGCTTTTATCATTGTAGGTTTGGCTCGACCTCAATCTACAGACGTCAACACAAAAACCAGCACCACAGAAGGTATCGACATTGTTCTTGCCGTGGATGTAAGTGCGAGCATGCTGGCTCAAGATTTCAAACCAGACCGGCTTGAGGCAACTAAACGTGTGGCACTGGATTTTATAGAAGGAAGACCCAGCGACCGTATAGGAGTCGTGGTTTATGCAGCAGAAAGCTATACCAAAACTCCCATTACCACAGATCAAAGCATCACCTTAAGAGCCGTGGAAGGCATTGAATACAGTAGCGTGTTAGAAAATGGTACTGCCATTGGTATGGGACTTGCCACCTCCGTCAACAGATTAAAAGAAAGCAACTCTGAAAGTAAAGTCATCATTTTAATGACCGATGGGGTGAATAACGCTGGTTTCATTGACCCTAAAATTGCTTCAGAATTGGCAGTAGAATTTGGTATTAAAGTATATACGATAGGAATAGGAACTAACGGCAATGCACCATCACCAGTGGCGCAGCGCGGTGACGGCAGTTTCCGTTTTGCGATGGCTCCAGTAGAGATCGATGAAGCCCTGATGAAACAAATCGCTGCCGACACTGGTGGGAAATATTACCGAGCAACGAATAATAGCAAGCTGAAAGAAATCTATGAAGAGATTGACCAGCTAGAAACGACCGAGATTGAAGAGTTTAAGTTTTATAATGTACAAGAAGGATTTCGAGTGCTAGTGTTGATTGCGTTAGGGCTTTTAGGATTGGAGATGTTGTTGCGGTATACGTTGTTTAGGACAGCGGCTTGA
- a CDS encoding SDR family NAD(P)-dependent oxidoreductase, with protein sequence MKTVLITGATSGIGLATAKMLATESYKLILCGRNTEKLVELKQQLGNQTNIYTLEFDVRDKKVVSEKIQSLPADFKQIDVLINNAGNAHGLDPIDKGSLEDWDAMMDINVKGLLYVSHAVIPQMRERKSGHIINIGSTAGKEVYPNGNVYCGSKHAVDAITTGMRLDLNPYSIRVGAVNPGLVHTNFSEVRFKGDSDRAEKVYQGYQPLEPEDVADVILFAITRPPHVNIADLTVMCTAQASSTVLKKD encoded by the coding sequence ATGAAGACTGTCTTAATTACTGGTGCGACTAGTGGCATCGGGCTTGCTACTGCCAAAATGCTTGCAACGGAATCTTATAAATTAATCCTGTGTGGCCGAAATACGGAGAAACTAGTAGAATTAAAGCAGCAATTAGGCAATCAAACTAACATCTACACATTAGAATTTGACGTGAGAGATAAAAAAGTAGTTTCTGAAAAGATTCAGAGCCTGCCAGCCGATTTTAAGCAAATAGATGTTTTGATAAATAACGCGGGAAATGCGCACGGTCTGGATCCTATTGATAAAGGAAGTCTGGAAGATTGGGATGCGATGATGGACATCAACGTGAAGGGATTGCTTTATGTGAGTCATGCGGTCATACCACAAATGAGAGAACGTAAGTCCGGTCACATCATCAATATTGGATCCACTGCTGGTAAAGAAGTTTATCCTAACGGGAATGTGTATTGCGGGAGTAAGCACGCGGTAGATGCCATCACAACAGGAATGCGACTGGACTTGAATCCATATTCCATACGAGTAGGGGCTGTGAACCCAGGATTGGTACATACCAACTTCAGCGAGGTGCGCTTTAAGGGAGATAGTGACAGAGCAGAAAAAGTGTACCAAGGATACCAACCCCTAGAACCAGAAGATGTGGCCGATGTCATTTTGTTTGCTATTACCAGACCCCCACATGTCAATATTGCAGACTTGACCGTCATGTGTACCGCACAGGCCAGCTCTACTGTTTTGAAAAAGGATTGA
- a CDS encoding erythromycin esterase family protein, translating to MKDSIIKAIKENRKDFTDKEDLQPFIDSIKDKKVVMMGEASHGTHEYYNWRAKISKTLMEEHGFDFVAVEGDWPSCYELNRHVKNYLDEEKDTKTALKEFKRWPTWMWANWEVHEWAQWLKEFNSELASKEQKGFYGLDVYSLWESLDAIMGYLKKEDPAALETAKTAMRCFEPHRGGDGQQYALSTRLVPEGCREEVNDLLKEIRSKVPTYNSDPEHAFSTKQNAIVAKNAEEYYRVMASGNESTWNLRDRHMMNTLNRLLEFHGKDAKGIVWAHNTHIGDASFTDMGDQGLFNIGELARDEYEKEHVSLIGFGSYKGSVLAGKSWGSPVETMNLPEGRENSWEDLCHQAGKQFHINMEDLKSSIEIDTRIAHRAVGVVYNPQHERFGNYVPTTIQDRYDHFLFFDETQALNHIDMEAADAQIPETYPFGL from the coding sequence ATGAAAGATTCCATCATAAAAGCAATTAAGGAAAACAGAAAAGATTTTACAGATAAAGAGGATCTACAACCCTTTATAGACTCTATAAAAGATAAAAAAGTAGTCATGATGGGAGAAGCTTCTCACGGTACGCATGAATATTACAACTGGCGCGCAAAAATATCCAAAACACTAATGGAAGAACATGGATTCGATTTTGTCGCAGTTGAGGGCGACTGGCCTTCCTGTTATGAGCTCAACCGTCATGTAAAAAACTACCTAGACGAAGAAAAAGACACCAAAACAGCGCTCAAAGAATTCAAGAGATGGCCTACCTGGATGTGGGCCAATTGGGAAGTACATGAATGGGCGCAGTGGCTCAAAGAATTCAATAGCGAATTAGCGTCTAAAGAACAAAAAGGATTTTACGGTCTGGATGTCTATAGTTTATGGGAGTCCCTGGATGCAATTATGGGTTATTTAAAAAAGGAAGATCCCGCCGCCCTTGAAACTGCCAAGACTGCCATGCGCTGTTTTGAGCCTCACCGCGGTGGTGATGGGCAGCAGTACGCCTTGTCCACCAGGCTGGTTCCAGAGGGTTGCCGTGAAGAAGTAAACGATCTATTGAAGGAAATACGCAGTAAAGTTCCCACTTACAATTCTGATCCAGAACACGCCTTCAGTACCAAGCAAAATGCTATAGTGGCAAAGAATGCTGAAGAATACTACCGTGTCATGGCCTCTGGTAACGAGTCCACTTGGAATTTACGGGACCGCCACATGATGAACACTTTAAATCGGCTGCTGGAATTTCATGGCAAAGATGCAAAGGGAATCGTCTGGGCGCACAATACTCACATAGGTGATGCCTCATTTACTGATATGGGTGACCAGGGCCTTTTCAATATAGGTGAATTAGCCCGTGATGAATATGAAAAGGAACATGTTTCCCTGATAGGTTTTGGCAGTTATAAGGGCAGTGTCCTTGCAGGAAAGTCGTGGGGGTCACCGGTTGAAACAATGAATCTACCTGAGGGTCGCGAGAACAGCTGGGAGGATTTATGCCACCAGGCGGGAAAACAGTTCCACATAAATATGGAAGATCTTAAATCTAGCATAGAGATCGATACAAGAATCGCCCACAGGGCAGTTGGGGTAGTTTACAACCCACAGCATGAGCGTTTTGGAAATTATGTACCTACCACCATTCAGGATAGATATGACCATTTTCTCTTCTTTGATGAGACCCAGGCATTGAATCATATCGATATGGAGGCGGCAGATGCCCAAATTCCTGAAACCTATCCCTTTGGACTGTAG
- a CDS encoding AAA family ATPase, which yields MNQEHTAVDIASINDKVQAESAFIDQLQSEMNKVIVGQQHMVDRLLIGLLGRGHILLEGVPGLAKTLAITTLSQAVSASFSRIQFTPDLLPADVVGTLIYNMKDADFAIRKGPIFANFVLADEINRAPAKVQSALLEAMQEKQVTIGDTTFPLERPFLVMATQNPVDQEGTYPLPEAQMDRFMLKTVIDYPTIADEQFIMRANLKKEFPKPNPVVSPAQILRAQDAVELVYMDEKIEKYILDIVFATRYPEKYNLPDLKPLISFGASPRGSINLAKAAKCYAFIKRRGYVIPEDVRAVVLDVLRHRIGITYEAEAENYTTEDIVNKIVNTIEVP from the coding sequence ATGAATCAGGAGCATACGGCGGTAGATATTGCCAGTATCAATGACAAAGTTCAAGCAGAAAGTGCTTTTATCGATCAGCTGCAAAGCGAGATGAATAAAGTAATTGTAGGACAACAACACATGGTCGATCGTTTGTTGATAGGTCTTTTAGGCCGTGGTCACATTTTGCTGGAAGGGGTTCCAGGTCTTGCTAAAACTCTAGCGATTACCACACTTTCACAAGCGGTAAGCGCCAGTTTTTCTAGGATCCAGTTTACTCCAGACTTGCTACCGGCTGATGTTGTGGGTACCTTGATTTATAACATGAAAGATGCCGACTTTGCCATACGCAAAGGACCGATTTTTGCCAACTTTGTTTTAGCAGACGAGATCAACCGTGCACCGGCTAAAGTGCAGTCTGCACTATTAGAAGCCATGCAGGAAAAGCAAGTGACTATTGGTGATACAACTTTCCCACTAGAGCGACCATTTTTAGTAATGGCGACTCAAAACCCAGTGGATCAAGAAGGAACTTATCCATTGCCTGAAGCGCAAATGGACCGTTTCATGTTAAAAACGGTCATTGATTACCCAACGATCGCTGATGAGCAATTCATCATGCGAGCCAACCTTAAAAAGGAATTTCCAAAACCCAACCCTGTAGTATCACCAGCTCAAATTTTACGAGCTCAGGATGCGGTGGAATTGGTGTACATGGATGAAAAGATTGAGAAATACATTTTGGACATCGTGTTTGCCACTAGATATCCAGAAAAATATAATCTTCCTGATTTGAAGCCGTTGATCAGCTTTGGAGCCTCCCCACGTGGATCGATCAACCTGGCTAAAGCGGCTAAATGTTATGCCTTCATCAAACGTCGTGGTTACGTGATCCCAGAAGACGTACGCGCAGTGGTGCTGGATGTGCTACGCCACCGTATCGGTATCACCTATGAAGCGGAGGCAGAGAACTACACCACGGAAGATATCGTGAATAAGATCGTTAATACGATTGAGGTTCCTTAA
- a CDS encoding protein-L-isoaspartate(D-aspartate) O-methyltransferase: protein MSTKKQMIEKHLKGRDIHDTKVLKAMEEVERKHFVPAELEDMAYEDNPLPIGKSQTISQPYIVAYMAQELQLNEDDKVLEVGTGCGYNAAVLSRLVKKVYSVEIIEWLAQLAKENLAKTDYDNIETRYGDGYDGWPEEGPFDAIELTAAPPKIPETLKKQLKIGGKLLAPIGTRTQKLVLIERNSEDEFTEETLLMVRFVPMTGQIQNN, encoded by the coding sequence ATGAGCACAAAAAAGCAAATGATCGAGAAACATCTTAAAGGAAGGGATATTCATGATACCAAAGTTCTTAAAGCTATGGAAGAAGTGGAAAGAAAACATTTTGTTCCGGCAGAGTTGGAGGACATGGCTTACGAGGACAATCCGCTGCCTATTGGGAAATCACAAACTATCAGCCAGCCTTATATAGTTGCCTATATGGCGCAGGAGCTGCAACTTAACGAAGATGATAAAGTATTGGAAGTAGGTACAGGTTGTGGGTATAATGCAGCGGTATTATCCAGGCTGGTAAAAAAAGTGTATTCTGTAGAAATTATTGAGTGGCTGGCCCAACTGGCCAAAGAGAATCTTGCCAAAACAGATTATGACAATATTGAAACTCGTTACGGCGACGGTTACGATGGATGGCCGGAAGAAGGTCCATTTGATGCTATAGAACTTACCGCAGCGCCTCCTAAAATCCCTGAAACTTTAAAAAAACAATTGAAGATAGGCGGGAAACTTCTCGCTCCCATAGGTACGCGCACCCAGAAACTAGTCCTGATAGAACGAAACTCTGAAGACGAATTTACTGAAGAAACTCTGCTCATGGTACGTTTTGTCCCCATGACCGGTCAAATTCAAAATAACTAG